The Nostoc sp. NIES-3756 DNA window TCAGAAAGATGGTGTTACAACCAGCAGTGGTAGAGCGCCCGGATTTTTTGCCCTAGCTGGTGAGTAAACCAAGGTGCAAACATGGCGGACATGGGCATTATCGTTAAAGATTTAAGTTTTAGTTGGCCGAGTGGTGAGACAGCAATTCAATCTTGCTCTTTGGAAGTACCTCAAGGTGAATTTTGGATGCTTCTCGGTACTAATGGCAGTGGCAAATCCACATTACTCCGTCTGTTAGCAGGGCTTCTGGCTCCTAAGTCTGGTGAAATTGGAGTTTTGCAACCTGTGGGTTTTGTATTTCAAAACCCCGACCATCAATTGGTGATGCCAACTGTAGGTGCGGATGTGGCTTTTGGGTTGGTTGAGGAAAAACTGCCAACTGCTGCTGTTAGAGCCAGAGTAGAGGAAGCGCTGGGAGCAGTAAATCTGAGCGCACTGCAACTACGCCCAATTTACGCCCTTAGTGGAGGGCAAAAACAGCGTGTAGCCATTGCTGGGGCGATCGCTCGATGCTGTGAAGTCTTATTATTAGATGAGCCTACCGCCCTACTCGATCCAGATAGCCAACTGGACTTAGTGGCCAGTGTCCGCCGCTTAGTCAAAAGTAGGGGTATCACTGCTTTGTGGGTGACACACCGCTTAGATGAGCTGAACTACTGCGATGGCGCTTTCTTACTAGAAAAAGGTTGTTTAATAGACCAAGGCGAACCCGAACGCCTCAAACAGCGTCTCATGGAAGCGCATCAAGAAACTTCTTGAATTGGAGAGTGGGAAGTAGGGGGAGATGAGGAAGAAATTAATGACTAATGACCAATGACCAATGACTGATTAATCAATAATTTCTGACAACTGCAACGCGCCATTAGTGGCGCGTTTGTTGTTATTAGAGCTTTTTTCAAAAAAACTTTGCAAACAAATTATATTTTTAAGTTATCTGTAACATAGTGTTACAAGCAGTGCTTCAATTACTATAAAAGTTATGAATGGATCTTGTTAACTCTAGAAAATTGTGATTGAAAACCATGCCCCGTTCCCTAATCCCAGCCGTTTTATTAGTAGACGGCTACAATATAATTGGCGCTTGGCCTTGCCTGAAAAAAACCCGTGATAAAGATGGACTAGAAG harbors:
- a CDS encoding ABC transporter ATP-binding protein, with amino-acid sequence MADMGIIVKDLSFSWPSGETAIQSCSLEVPQGEFWMLLGTNGSGKSTLLRLLAGLLAPKSGEIGVLQPVGFVFQNPDHQLVMPTVGADVAFGLVEEKLPTAAVRARVEEALGAVNLSALQLRPIYALSGGQKQRVAIAGAIARCCEVLLLDEPTALLDPDSQLDLVASVRRLVKSRGITALWVTHRLDELNYCDGAFLLEKGCLIDQGEPERLKQRLMEAHQETS